In a genomic window of Lepisosteus oculatus isolate fLepOcu1 chromosome 3, fLepOcu1.hap2, whole genome shotgun sequence:
- the LOC138237785 gene encoding zona pellucida sperm-binding protein 3-like — protein sequence MWFSSGLSFQLLTLLFLAVLCDAAQWRARANVQSGIRRKGVAFLDSPLLLRQQKQQVIRAVSAQCGESTIVVQVKTDLFSTGQLINASDLSLGDCAVTRQDTAAQLLIFEAELQACRSVLQTVDEQLVYSFSLNYTPKPLANTPIVRTNGAVVGIECHYMRLHNVSSNALKPTWVPYTSTKSAEDLLDFSLSLMSDDWRSQRSSNVFYLGDVLNIEASVTQANHQPLRLFVDSCVATLVPDQTSTPSYSFIENKGCLTDAKSTGSSSQFMPRTQDTKLQMKLDAFRFYQDARSSIYITCHLKVTPASQSVDSLNKDCYTEGSRWRSVDGSDQVCSCCDSSCVPSVRSRYWGGRSRRDLASTGAPEWEADATVGPVFVLQEQVAERPVEAEGQSSQLRAEEGKSTGLPVEAVILAGVVTAVGLVSAALLGTVLRRRKQHKPMN from the exons atgTGGTTTTCTAGTGGTCTTTCCTTTCAGTTGTTGACCTTGCTGTTCCTCGCAGTTCTGTGTGATGCTGCGCAATGGCGTGCCCGGGCTAACGTCCAATCCGGCATCAGGCGCAAGGGGGTCGCCTTTCTGGACTCGCCTCTGCTGCTAcggcagcagaagcagcaggttATCCGGGCTGTGTCGGcgcagtgtggggagagtacaATCGTGGTGCAAGTCAAGACCGACCTGTTCAGCACCGGGCAGCTGATCAACGCTTCGGATCTCAGCCTGGGAGACTGTGCGGTCACCAGGCAGGACACTGCGGCGCAGCTCCTGATCTTCGAGGCTGAGCTGCAGGCGTGTCGCAGTGTGCTGCAG ACCGTGGATGAGCAACTGGTGTACAGCTTCTCTCTCAACTACACCCCGAAGCCGCTGGCCAACACCCCCATAGTGAGAACGAATGGTGCTGTTGTGGGTATCGAGTGTCACTACATGAG GCTCCACAATGTGAGCAGCAATGCCCTGAAGCCCACCTGGGTCCCCTACACCTCCACCAAGTCTGCTGAGGATCTGCTGGACTTCTCCCTGAGCCTCATGAGTG ATGACTGGCGCTCCCAGAGGTCCTCCAATGTGTTCTACCTGGGGGACGTCCTGAACATCGAAGCCTCTGTCACCCAGGCCAACCACCAGCCCCTTCGGCTCTTTGTGGACAGCTGCGTGGCCACCTTGGTCCCTGACCagacctccacccccagctactCCTTCATTGAGAACAAAGG GTGCCTGACTGACGCCAAATCCACAGGCTCCAGCTCGCAGTTCATGCCAAGAACCCAGGACACCAAGCTGCAGATGAAGCTGGATGCCTTCCGGTTCTATCAGGATGCCAGGAGCTCA ATCTACATCACCTGCCACCTGAAGGTGACTCCTGCTTCCCAGAGTGTGGACTCCCTGAACAAGGACTGCTACACTGAGGGCAGCAG GTGGAGATCAGTGGATGGGAGTGACCAGGtctgcagctgctgtgactcGAGCTGTGTGCCAAGTGTACGATCCAGGTATTGGggtggcaggagcaggagggaccTGGCTTCTACAGGGG CTCCTGAGTGGGAAGCTGATGCCACTGTTGGTCctgtgtttgtgctgcaagAGCAGGTTGCTGAGAGGCCAGTGGAGGCAGAAGGCCAGAGCTCCCAGCTAAGAGCAGAGGAGGGCAAGTCCACAG GCCTGCCTGTGGAGGCTGTGATCCTGGCTGGTGTGGTGACTGCGGTGGGGCTGGTCTCTGCTGCTCTGCTGGGGACAGTCCTGCGCAGGAGGAAGCAACACAAACCCATGAACTGA
- the LOC138237784 gene encoding zona pellucida sperm-binding protein 3-like, which produces MWFSSGLAFRLLTLLFLAVLCDAAQWRARANVQSGIRRKGVAFLDSPLLPRQQKQQVIRAVSAQCGESTIVVQVKTDLFGTGQLINASDLSLGDCAVTRQDTAAQLLIFEAELQACRSVLSTVDEQLVYSFSLNYTPKPLANTPIVRTNGAVVGIECQYMRLHNVSSNALKPTWVPYTSTKSAEDLLDFSLSLMSDDWRSQRSSNVFYLGDVLNIEASVTQANHQPLRLFVDSCVATLVPDQTSTPSYSFIENKGCLTDAKSTGSSSQFMPRTQDTKLQMKLDAFRFYQDARSSIYITCHLKVTPASQSVDSLNKDCYTEGSRWRSVDGSDQVCSCCDSSCVPSVRSRYWGGRSRRDLASTGAPEWEADATVGPVFVLQEQVAERPVEAEGQSSQLRAEEGKSTGLPVEAVILAGVVTAVGLVCAALLGTVLRRRKQHKPMN; this is translated from the exons atgTGGTTTTCTAGTGGTCTCGCCTTTCGGCTGTTGACCTTGCTGTTCCTCGCAGTTCTGTGTGATGCTGCGCAATGGCGCGCCCGCGCTAACGTCCAATCCGGCATCAGGCGCAAGGGGGTCGCCTTTCTGGACTCGCCTCTGCTGCCAcggcagcagaagcagcaggttATCCGGGCTGTGTCGGCGCAGTGCGGGGAGAGTACGATCGTGGTGCAGGTCAAGACAGACCTGTTCGGCACCGGGCAGCTGATCAACGCTTCGGATCTCAGCCTGGGAGACTGTGCGGTCACCCGGCAGGACACCGCAGCGCAGCTCCTGATCTTCGAGGCTGAGCTGCAGGCGTGTCGCAGTGTGCTGAGT ACCGTGGACGAGCAACTGGTGTACAGCTTCTCTCTCAACTACACCCCGAAGCCGCTGGCCAACACCCCCATAGTGAGAACGAATGGCGCCGTTGTGGGTATCGAGTGTCAGTACATGAG GCTCCACAATGTGAGCAGCAATGCCCTGAAGCCCACCTGGGTCCCCTACACCTCCACCAAGTCTGCTGAGGATCTGCTGGACTTCTCCCTGAGCCTCATGAGTG ATGACTGGCGCTCCCAGAGGTCCTCCAATGTGTTCTACCTGGGGGACGTCCTGAACATCGAAGCCTCCGTCACCCAGGCCAACCACCAGCCCCTTCGGCTCTTTGTGGACAGCTGCGTGGCCACCTTGGTCCCTGACCagacctccacccccagctactCCTTCATTGAGAACAAAGG GTGCCTGACTGACGCCAAATCCACAGGCTCCAGCTCGCAGTTCATGCCAAGAACCCAGGACACCAAGCTGCAGATGAagctggatgccttcaggttctATCAGGATGCCAGGAGCTCA ATCTACATCACCTGCCACCTGAAGGTGACTCCTGCTTCCCAGAGTGTGGACTCCCTGAACAAGGACTGCTACACTGAGGGCAGCAG GTGGAGATCAGTGGATGGGAGTGACCAGGtctgcagctgctgtgactcGAGCTGTGTGCCAAGTGTACGATCCAGGTATTGGggtggcaggagcaggagggaccTGGCTTCTACAGGGG CTCCTGAGTGGGAAGCTGATGCCACTGTTGGTCCCGTGTTTGTGCTGCAAGAGCAGGTTGCTGAGAGGCCAGTGGAGGCAGAAGGCCAGAGCTCCCAGCTAAGAGCAGAGGAGGGCAAGTCCACAG GCCTACCTGTGGAGGCTGTGATCCTGGCTGGTGTGGTGACTGCGGTGGGGCTGGTCTGTGCTGCTCTGCTGGGGACAGTCCTGCGCAGGAGGAAGCAACACAAACCCATGAACTGA
- the LOC138233287 gene encoding zona pellucida sperm-binding protein 4-like: MEKSMIRGRMGLHLVLFLLVLDCSLAQVQKCLVNDSDKIACGNLTISKSDCEAKNCCFDLTSQNSCYYGNEVTVQCTRDGQFVVVVSKNATSPPLSLGSVSLQGGRSAPCGPVSTTAGFAMFQFPVSACGTSMKAEGGAVVYENMMSSTFAVIGGPAGSITRDSFYKLFFQCRYASDDLVPVQAVVYTVSPPPPAVSPGPLRVELRIARGELYDSYYSDLDYPVTKVLRDPVYVEVHILNRTDPNIVLTLGDCWATSTPSPLSQPSWSLLVAGCPYGGDNYQTTLIPVGGSSGLPYPTHYQRFMIQMFTFVDPASQVPLMEKVFIHCSAAVCQPTATDRCVPTCGRRRRAVAQVAQDSSRETALVSSGEVILVGSELPARAQVDSHLEAPRFLSYGLLVVAASTVLVVSALVLVAVWRSRPQIQNTKLCMECE; encoded by the exons ATGGAGAAGTCAATGATCAGAGGGAGGATGGGGTTGCAccttgtgttgtttttgttggtgttGGATTGTTCTTTAGCTCAGGTTCAGAAGTGCCTGGTTAATGACAGTGATAAGATAGCATGTGGTAACTTGACTATCAGTAAAAGTGACTGTGAAGCCAAAAATTGCTGCTTTGATCTGACCAGCCAAAATAGCTGTTACTATGGGAATGAAG TGACTGTCCAGTGCACCAGGGATGGCCAGTTTGTGGTGGTCGTGTCCAAGAATGCCACCAGCCCTCCGCTGAGCCTGGGTTCAGTCAGCCTGCAGGGGGGCAGGAGTGCCCCCTGTGGCCCTGTTAGCACCACTGCTGGCTTTGCCATGTTCCAGTTCCCAGTCAGTGCCTGTGGCACCAGCATGAAG GCTGAAGGTGGTGCTGTGGTGTATGAGAACATGATGTCCTCAACATTTGCTGTGATTGGGGGACCTGCTGGCTCCATCACAAGGGACAGTTTCTACAA gctgttcTTCCAGTGCAGGTATGCAAGTGATGACCTTGTTCCAGTGCAGGCTGTGGTGTACACAGTCTCCCCACCCCCTCCGGCAGTGTCTCCAGGACCTCTCCGTGTGGAGCTCAGGATTGCAAGAG GAGAGCTGTATGACTCCTACTACAGTGACCTGGACTACCCTGTGACCAAGGTGCTGCGGGATCCTGTGTATGTGGAGGTCCACATCTTGAACAGGACTGACCCCAACATTGTCCTGACCCTGGGGGACTGCTGGGCCACTTCCACTCCCAGTCCTCTCAGCCAGCCCAGCTGGAGCCTTCTGGTTGCTGG GTGTCCCTACGGAGGTGACAACTACCAGACCACCTTGATCCCTGTGGGTGGCTCCTCAGGGCTGCCGTACCCAACGCACTACCAGCGCTTCATGATTCAGATGTTCACTTTTGTGGATCCTGCCTCTCAGGTGCCTCTGATGGAGAAG GTGTTCATCCACTGTAGTGCGGCAGTGTGCCAGCCGACTGCTACTGACCGCTGTGTGCCCACCTGTGGCAGGAGGA GAAGAGCTGTTGCTCAAGTGGCACAGGACTCCTCCAGAGAAACGGcactggtgtccagtggggaagTGATCCTGGTTGGATCCGAGCTTCCAGCTCGGGCTCAAGTGGATTCCCATCTTGAAG CACCTCGGTTCCTGAGCTATGGGCTGCTGGTAGTTGCTGCCTCCACTGTGCTTGTGGTCTCTGCTCTggtgctggtggctgtgtggagaTCTAGACCTCAGATCCAGAATACCAAGCTGTGCATGGAGTGTGAATAA
- the LOC138233319 gene encoding zona pellucida sperm-binding protein 3-like encodes MWFSSGLAFRLLTLLFLAVLCDAAQWRARANVQSGIRRKGVAFLDSPLLPRQQKQQVIRAVSAQCGESTIVVQVKTDLFGTGQLINASDLSLGDCAVTRQDTAAQLLIFEAELQACRSVLSTVDEQLVYSFSLNYTPKPLANTPIVRTNGAVVGIECQYMRLHNVSSNALKPTWVPYTSTKSAEDLLDFSLSLMSDDWRSQRSSNVFYLGDVLNIEASVTQANHQPLRLFVDSCVATLVPDQTSTPSYSFIENKGCLTDAKSTGSSSQFMPRTQDTKLQMKLDAFRFYQDARSSIYITCHLKVTPASQSVDSLNKDCYTEGSRWRSVDGSDQVCSCCDSSCVPSVRSRYWGGRSRRDLASTGAPEWEADATVGPVFVLQEQVAERPVEAEGQSSQLRAEEGKSTGLPVEAVILAGVVTAVGLVSAALLGTVLRRRKQHKPMN; translated from the exons atgTGGTTTTCTAGTGGTCTCGCCTTTCGGCTGTTGACCTTGCTGTTCCTCGCAGTTCTGTGTGATGCTGCGCAATGGCGCGCCCGCGCTAACGTCCAATCCGGCATCAGGCGCAAGGGGGTCGCCTTTCTGGACTCGCCTCTGCTGCCAcggcagcagaagcagcaggttATCCGGGCTGTGTCGGCGCAGTGCGGGGAGAGTACGATCGTGGTGCAGGTCAAGACAGACCTGTTCGGCACCGGGCAGCTGATCAACGCTTCGGATCTCAGCCTGGGAGACTGTGCGGTCACCCGGCAGGACACCGCGGCGCAGCTCCTGATCTTCGAGGCTGAGCTGCAGGCGTGTCGCAGTGTGCTGAGT ACCGTGGACGAGCAACTGGTGTACAGCTTCTCTCTCAACTACACCCCGAAGCCGCTGGCCAACACCCCCATAGTGAGAACGAATGGCGCTGTTGTGGGTATCGAGTGTCAGTACATGAG GCTCCACAATGTGAGCAGCAATGCCCTGAAGCCCACCTGGGTCCCCTACACCTCCACCAAGTCTGCTGAGGATCTGCTGGACTTCTCCCTGAGCCTCATGAGTG ATGACTGGCGCTCCCAGAGGTCCTCCAATGTGTTCTACCTGGGGGACGTCCTGAACATCGAAGCCTCCGTCACCCAGGCCAACCACCAGCCCCTTCGGCTCTTTGTGGACAGCTGCGTGGCCACCTTGGTCCCTGACCagacctccacccccagctactCCTTCATTGAGAACAAAGG GTGCCTGACTGACGCCAAATCCACAGGCTCCAGCTCGCAGTTCATGCCAAGAACCCAGGACACCAAGCTGCAGATGAAGCTGGATGCCTTCCGGTTCTATCAGGATGCCAGGAGCTCA ATCTACATCACCTGCCACCTGAAGGTGACTCCTGCTTCCCAGAGTGTGGACTCCCTGAACAAGGACTGCTACACTGAGGGCAGCAG GTGGAGATCAGTGGATGGGAGTGACCAGGtctgcagctgctgtgactcGAGCTGTGTGCCAAGTGTACGATCCAGGTATTGGggtggcaggagcaggagggaccTGGCTTCTACAGGGG CTCCTGAGTGGGAAGCTGATGCCACTGTTGGTCctgtgtttgtgctgcaagAGCAGGTTGCTGAGAGGCCAGTGGAGGCAGAAGGCCAGAGCTCCCAGCTAAGAGCAGAGGAGGGCAAGTCCACAG GCCTGCCTGTGGAGGCTGTGATCCTGGCTGGTGTGGTGACTGCGGTGGGGCTGGTCTCTGCTGCTCTGCTGGGGACAGTCCTGCGCAGGAGGAAGCAACACAAACCCATGAACTGA